Proteins from one Impatiens glandulifera chromosome 2, dImpGla2.1, whole genome shotgun sequence genomic window:
- the LOC124927870 gene encoding uncharacterized protein LOC124927870, with protein sequence MGLLHRRSLTIILSMWILWLPNLKAQPPGSYSTAQKNLDAILQDYAYRAFVNPRTGIPFDGSVPSNLTGITISAMRLRSGSLRSRGVKTYKEFEIPKGVIVQPYVERLVLVYQNLANFSASYYSISGYTQLAPVLGLLAYDASNLSATNLPELFINASKQPISIRFQKIDSVPDGSVAMCAWFDLQGGVNFSHVESDNTCLTSQQGHFSIVANFTAAPPPQRKGEKKSSSKTWIIVGSVVGGLALILLLVLVAICIGRYMRNKKMKRMERAAEVGEALNMTSIGNVRAPSAMSTRTQPMIEHDYIP encoded by the coding sequence ATGGGGCTTCTCCATAGAAGAAGTCTCACTATCATACTCTCGATGTGGATCTTGTGGTTACCGAATCTGAAAGCTCAACCGCCAGGATCCTATTCTACTGCTCAAAAGAACCTAGATGCAATTCTCCAGGACTATGCATATCGTGCATTTGTTAATCCAAGAACTGGCATTCCATTCGATGGGTCTGTTCCATCAAACCTAACCGGGATTACAATTTCAGCAATGAGGCTTAGAAGTGGTAGCCTAAGGAGTAGAGGAGTAAAGACATACAAAGAGTTTGAAATTCCAAAGGGTGTTATCGTGCAGCCATATGTAGAAAGGCTAGTATTAGTTTACCAAAACCTAGCCAATTTCTCTGCATCATACTATTCAATATCTGGCTACACTCAGTTAGCTCCTGTACTTGGTCTCCTTGCTTACGATGCTTCAAACTTGTCTGCTACGAATTTGCCTGAATTGTTTATTAATGCTTCTAAACAGCCTATATCGATAAGATTTCAGAAAATCGATTCAGTTCCTGATGGATCTGTTGCAATGTGTGCTTGGTTTGATTTGCAAGGTGGGGTTAATTTCAGTCATGTTGAATCAGACAACACATGTTTGACATCTCAACAGGGTCATTTCTCTATTGTGGCTAACTTTACTGCAGCACCACCACCACAAAGAAAAGGGGAAAAGAAAAGTAGTTCTAAAACATGGATAATTGTTGGGTCTGTGGTGGGTGGTTTGGCATTGATTCTTTTGTTGGTTTTGGTGGCAATTTGTATTGGAAGATATATGAggaataagaaaatgaaaagaatgGAAAGAGCAGCTGAGGTAGGAGAAGCATTGAATATGACTTCAATTGGGAATGTGAGAGCTCCATCTGCAATGAGTACAAGAACCCAACCTATGATTGAACATGATTATATTCCTTAA